In Microbacterium sp. AB, a single genomic region encodes these proteins:
- a CDS encoding DeoR/GlpR family DNA-binding transcription regulator, with translation MTTTRDTAASRRRRIVAIARERGAIDVADLSAQLALAPATLRRDLRALEADGLVRRSYGMVYAVETTRYETSLALRAASDSEERSAIARAAAEAIGEATTVYVDEGRTTLLAAAQLPKERPLTVVTPSLPVAAELASGTPHEVLLLGGRVRGRTLGTVDYWARDMLSEFVIDVALLGANGVALDEGLTTPDPAVAAIKSMAVRVSKRRIVACEHTKFGVNSFARFARIADIDLFVTGGRLSPTLTRRMTQRGAQFLQV, from the coding sequence ATGACGACGACGCGCGACACGGCCGCGAGCCGGCGGAGGCGGATCGTCGCGATCGCCCGCGAACGGGGCGCGATCGACGTCGCCGATCTCAGCGCGCAGCTCGCCCTCGCCCCCGCCACGCTGCGCCGCGACCTGCGCGCGCTCGAGGCGGACGGGCTCGTCCGCCGCTCCTACGGCATGGTATACGCGGTGGAGACGACCCGCTACGAGACGAGTCTCGCGCTGCGGGCGGCGAGCGACTCGGAGGAGCGGAGCGCCATCGCCCGCGCGGCGGCCGAGGCGATCGGCGAGGCGACGACGGTCTACGTCGACGAGGGACGGACGACGCTCCTCGCCGCCGCGCAGCTGCCGAAGGAGCGCCCGCTCACGGTCGTGACGCCGTCCCTCCCCGTGGCGGCGGAGCTGGCGTCGGGCACGCCGCACGAGGTCCTCCTCCTCGGCGGCCGGGTCCGGGGCCGCACGCTCGGCACGGTCGACTACTGGGCCCGCGACATGCTCTCCGAGTTCGTCATCGACGTCGCGCTCCTCGGAGCCAACGGCGTCGCCCTCGACGAAGGCCTCACGACGCCCGACCCCGCCGTCGCCGCGATCAAGTCGATGGCGGTGCGCGTGTCGAAGCGGCGCATCGTCGCGTGCGAGCACACGAAGTTCGGCGTCAACAGCTTCGCGCGCTTCGCCCGGATCGCCGACATCGACCTCTTCGTCACGGGCGGGCGCCTCTCCCCCACGCTGACGCGGCGGATGACCCAGCGGGGCGCGCAGTTCCTGCAGGTGTGA
- a CDS encoding carbohydrate ABC transporter permease yields MTVTMTETVVQPGPSAIRDGRASGTRPLRVARALVWPALTVSIVLTQIPFLLTISYSLQRWNLLRPGQREFVGFENYVTVFANGSFLSSLWATVLITGSSVVLSFVLGLLFAVLLDRRFVGQGVARTLMITPFLVMPAAAALIWKWSILDASSGIANWLLGLVGIPPVAWNTDVPIWTVIIVLTWQYTPFMMLILLAGLQSQSRDVLEAASVDGAGPVRTFGLITLPHLRQYTEIAVLLASIMLLQTFDPIAIMTRGTGGTKTLSYLLYERAFVGLEVGEAAAYGVITVIVTIAVALVALRTLFKVFSTEGISR; encoded by the coding sequence ATGACGGTCACCATGACCGAGACCGTGGTGCAGCCCGGGCCCTCGGCGATCCGAGACGGCAGGGCGAGCGGCACACGCCCGCTGCGCGTGGCCAGGGCGCTCGTGTGGCCGGCGCTCACCGTGTCGATCGTGCTCACGCAGATCCCGTTCCTGCTGACGATCTCCTACTCCTTGCAGCGCTGGAACCTGCTGCGGCCGGGGCAGCGGGAGTTCGTCGGGTTCGAGAACTACGTGACGGTGTTCGCGAACGGCTCGTTCCTGTCGTCCCTCTGGGCGACGGTGCTCATCACCGGCAGCTCGGTCGTGCTCTCGTTCGTGCTCGGCCTGCTGTTCGCGGTCCTGCTCGACAGGAGGTTCGTGGGGCAGGGAGTCGCCCGCACCCTCATGATCACGCCCTTCCTCGTGATGCCGGCCGCGGCCGCGCTCATCTGGAAGTGGTCGATCCTCGACGCCTCGAGCGGCATCGCGAACTGGCTCCTCGGGCTCGTCGGCATCCCTCCCGTGGCGTGGAACACGGATGTGCCGATCTGGACGGTCATCATCGTGCTGACGTGGCAGTACACGCCTTTCATGATGCTGATCCTGCTCGCCGGGCTGCAGTCGCAGAGCCGGGACGTGCTCGAGGCGGCATCGGTCGACGGCGCGGGCCCGGTGCGGACGTTCGGTCTCATCACGCTGCCGCACCTGCGCCAGTACACCGAGATCGCGGTGCTGCTCGCCTCGATCATGCTGCTGCAGACGTTCGACCCCATCGCGATCATGACGCGAGGCACGGGCGGGACGAAGACGCTGTCGTACCTGCTCTACGAACGCGCCTTCGTCGGCCTCGAGGTCGGCGAGGCCGCCGCCTACGGCGTGATCACGGTGATCGTCACGATCGCCGTCGCCCTCGTGGCGCTGCGCACGCTGTTCAAGGTCTTCTCGACCGAAGGGATCTCCCGATGA
- a CDS encoding division/cell wall cluster transcriptional repressor MraZ — protein MLTTMDKAGRVVIPASLRARIGLVPGPIDVVVDGSGLRIEIPATDAVETRDGFLVIAADGPPVTADGIRELRLADQR, from the coding sequence ATGCTGACGACCATGGACAAGGCGGGTCGCGTGGTGATCCCCGCGTCGCTCCGCGCTCGGATCGGGCTCGTGCCGGGCCCGATCGACGTCGTCGTGGACGGGAGCGGGTTGCGGATCGAGATCCCCGCCACGGATGCGGTCGAGACACGCGACGGCTTCCTCGTGATCGCAGCCGACGGCCCCCCGGTCACGGCGGACGGCATCCGGGAGCTGCGCCTTGCCGACCAGCGCTGA
- a CDS encoding XdhC family protein, producing MLDLASPLLDRLAAGSRVVVVTVTRVARSAPRGLGASMAVVGDGEVIGSISGGCVEGDSVMLAHAVLGDGEARTARFGFDDDTAHAAGLACGGQVDVIAFEVRADDATAVDALRTAADDRPTTIGLVLDGPRAGRVVRRDDPALDDRAAADLDAAALLAETRVVAGGLAERRTSRPPEDESPEIVLPSASSPPAGTTDGPGAAGRVLAVSRAPRPRLIVAGASDHAAALCRVAAAAGFAVTIVDAWELLVTSDRFPDAAELVVALPHEHLAGLGPDDIDARTAVCVLTHDTRLDVPALRQALAMPIGFVGALGARTTAARRVELLREAGASDDDLARLHSPLGLDLGGSSPAETAVSVVAEILAARHGGTGRPLRDLAGPLHRDRPLAEAALPRAGARPDAVSCAIAPPPPGRRSIRETRGS from the coding sequence ATGCTCGACCTCGCCTCGCCCCTCCTCGACCGGCTCGCCGCGGGGAGCCGCGTCGTCGTCGTCACCGTGACGCGGGTGGCGCGCAGCGCTCCGCGCGGTCTCGGCGCCTCGATGGCGGTCGTGGGCGACGGCGAGGTGATCGGCTCGATCTCGGGCGGCTGCGTCGAGGGCGACTCCGTCATGCTCGCCCATGCCGTGCTCGGAGACGGGGAGGCGCGGACGGCCCGGTTCGGCTTCGACGACGACACCGCGCACGCCGCGGGGCTCGCGTGCGGCGGCCAGGTCGACGTCATCGCGTTCGAGGTGCGCGCAGACGACGCGACCGCCGTGGACGCCCTCCGCACGGCGGCGGACGACCGCCCCACGACGATCGGGCTCGTGCTCGACGGCCCCCGCGCGGGCCGGGTGGTGCGGAGGGACGACCCCGCGCTCGACGACCGCGCCGCCGCCGACCTCGACGCCGCGGCGCTGCTCGCCGAGACGCGCGTCGTCGCGGGGGGCCTGGCCGAGCGGAGGACGTCGCGCCCGCCGGAGGACGAATCCCCCGAGATCGTCCTCCCCTCGGCGTCTTCTCCTCCTGCCGGCACGACGGACGGCCCGGGCGCAGCCGGGCGCGTCCTCGCCGTGTCGCGGGCTCCCCGGCCTCGGCTCATCGTCGCGGGCGCGAGCGATCACGCGGCGGCGCTGTGCCGGGTCGCCGCCGCGGCGGGCTTCGCCGTCACGATCGTCGACGCCTGGGAGCTGCTCGTCACGTCCGACCGCTTCCCCGACGCGGCGGAGCTCGTCGTCGCGCTGCCGCATGAGCACCTCGCCGGGCTCGGGCCCGACGACATCGACGCGCGGACGGCCGTGTGCGTGCTCACGCACGACACGCGCCTCGACGTGCCGGCGCTCCGGCAGGCGCTCGCGATGCCCATCGGGTTCGTCGGGGCGCTCGGCGCGCGCACCACGGCCGCCCGTCGCGTCGAGCTGCTGCGCGAGGCGGGCGCGTCCGACGACGATCTCGCGCGCCTGCACTCGCCGCTGGGCCTCGACCTCGGAGGGTCGTCCCCCGCCGAGACGGCCGTGTCGGTCGTCGCCGAGATCCTCGCCGCCCGCCACGGCGGGACCGGAAGGCCTCTCCGCGACCTCGCCGGCCCGCTGCACCGCGACCGCCCTCTCGCCGAGGCCGCGCTGCCTCGCGCGGGCGCGCGCCCCGACGCCGTCTCCTGCGCGATCGCTCCCCCGCCGCCCGGACGACGAAGCATCCGCGAAACACGGGGCTCCTAG
- a CDS encoding carbohydrate ABC transporter permease — protein sequence MSPTVVRRRPWAVRGRAALITAVTWVLVLAFFFPVAWMVLTAFKDERDAATSPPTFFAEFTTRQFEAVFDRDMLPYLVNSFSASVVSTLIVLALAIPAAYALSIRPIKNVRDALFFFLSTRFMPVAASIIPVYLLLQTLGLLDNLSALTLLYVGINLPIAVWMMRSFFVEVPGEIVEAAQLDGARLGTEMFRIVLPMVLPGVAAAGLICFIFAWNEFFLANLLTANVARTTPPFLTSFVDGRGQFLAVLSAASTIAILPVVAAGWIAQKQLVRGLAMGAIK from the coding sequence ATGAGCCCGACCGTCGTCCGTCGCCGGCCGTGGGCCGTCCGAGGCCGCGCGGCGCTCATCACCGCCGTCACCTGGGTGCTGGTCCTCGCGTTCTTCTTCCCCGTCGCGTGGATGGTGCTCACGGCGTTCAAGGACGAGCGGGACGCCGCGACCTCTCCTCCGACGTTCTTCGCGGAGTTCACGACGCGGCAGTTCGAGGCGGTGTTCGACCGCGACATGCTGCCGTACCTCGTCAACTCCTTCTCCGCGAGCGTCGTGTCGACGCTCATCGTGCTCGCCCTCGCCATCCCGGCGGCGTACGCGCTGAGCATCCGGCCGATCAAGAACGTGCGCGATGCGCTGTTCTTCTTCCTGTCGACCCGGTTCATGCCCGTGGCCGCCTCGATCATCCCCGTCTACCTCCTCCTGCAGACGCTCGGTCTCCTCGACAACCTCAGCGCGCTCACCCTCCTGTACGTCGGGATCAACCTGCCGATCGCGGTGTGGATGATGCGGTCGTTCTTCGTCGAGGTCCCCGGCGAGATCGTGGAGGCGGCGCAGCTGGACGGCGCGAGGCTCGGCACCGAGATGTTCCGCATCGTGCTGCCCATGGTGCTGCCCGGCGTGGCCGCGGCCGGGCTGATCTGCTTCATCTTCGCGTGGAACGAGTTCTTCCTCGCGAACCTCCTCACGGCGAACGTGGCGCGCACGACGCCGCCCTTCCTGACCAGCTTCGTCGACGGCCGCGGGCAGTTCCTCGCGGTGCTGTCGGCGGCGTCGACCATCGCGATCCTGCCCGTCGTCGCGGCGGGGTGGATCGCCCAGAAGCAACTCGTCCGCGGACTGGCGATGGGAGCCATCAAATGA
- a CDS encoding PIN domain-containing protein, producing the protein MPTSAELLLDTSAALALVQPSHDRHEAVMITVKGKALGLAGHALIETYSVLTRLPGAPRVAPATAARIVRTNFPGSHALSTEGALSAVPELQAADVSGGAVYDGLVALAAREADVRLITCDRRAMPTYARLGVDALLV; encoded by the coding sequence TTGCCGACCAGCGCTGAGCTCCTGCTCGACACGAGTGCGGCGCTCGCGCTCGTCCAGCCGTCGCACGACAGGCACGAAGCGGTCATGATCACCGTCAAGGGCAAGGCGCTGGGCCTTGCAGGGCACGCGCTGATCGAGACGTACTCGGTGCTGACGCGCCTTCCCGGCGCCCCGCGCGTCGCTCCCGCGACAGCGGCTCGCATCGTCCGCACGAACTTCCCCGGGAGCCATGCGCTGAGCACGGAGGGCGCGCTGTCCGCCGTGCCGGAGCTGCAGGCGGCGGATGTCTCGGGCGGCGCCGTCTACGACGGGCTCGTCGCTCTCGCCGCCCGCGAGGCCGACGTGCGCCTGATCACATGCGACCGCCGGGCGATGCCGACGTATGCCCGCCTCGGGGTCGACGCCCTTCTCGTCTGA
- a CDS encoding FAD binding domain-containing protein — MDLNTVASFRVARTRDDLALAPGETPLAGGTLLFSDPHPHITGLVDLTGLGWPALEVLEDRLRIGATCTIAQLVAFAEGRSGFLPAKGWTAVPLFVDAANALLASFKIWNTATVGGNIAQSYAAGSMIALGAALDAEAVVWTPGDGERRMPVSEIPAGNGVNTLARGEIIRAVDVPERALRSRAVLHKTALAELGRSGAVVTGRVDADGSSTFGMTASVERPVVLRWPSLPGARELAEAVAAAVGYYTDPLGAADWRRGVSVVLAERCRADLAEGARP, encoded by the coding sequence GTGGACCTGAACACCGTCGCCTCGTTCCGCGTCGCCCGGACGCGGGACGATCTCGCACTCGCCCCCGGCGAGACGCCGCTCGCGGGAGGGACGCTGCTCTTCAGCGACCCGCACCCGCACATCACGGGGCTCGTCGACCTCACGGGGCTGGGATGGCCCGCGCTGGAGGTCCTGGAGGACCGGCTGCGGATCGGCGCGACCTGCACGATCGCGCAGCTCGTCGCCTTCGCCGAGGGCCGGTCCGGGTTCCTGCCAGCGAAGGGATGGACCGCCGTCCCCCTGTTCGTCGACGCCGCCAACGCCCTTCTGGCGTCCTTCAAGATCTGGAACACCGCGACCGTCGGGGGCAACATCGCCCAGTCGTACGCGGCGGGCTCCATGATCGCGCTCGGCGCCGCGCTGGACGCCGAGGCCGTCGTCTGGACCCCCGGCGACGGAGAGCGGCGGATGCCCGTGTCCGAGATCCCGGCGGGCAACGGCGTCAACACGCTCGCGCGCGGCGAGATCATCCGCGCCGTCGACGTCCCCGAACGCGCCCTCCGCTCTCGCGCCGTGCTGCACAAGACGGCGCTCGCCGAGCTCGGCCGCTCCGGGGCCGTCGTCACGGGGCGGGTGGACGCCGACGGCTCGTCGACGTTCGGGATGACGGCGTCCGTCGAGCGTCCCGTCGTGCTGCGATGGCCGTCCCTGCCCGGGGCCCGGGAGCTCGCCGAGGCCGTCGCCGCGGCCGTCGGGTACTACACCGATCCGCTGGGCGCCGCCGACTGGCGGCGCGGCGTGAGCGTCGTGCTCGCCGAACGCTGTCGCGCCGATCTCGCGGAAGGAGCACGACCATGA
- a CDS encoding ABC transporter substrate-binding protein has protein sequence MKLTSRSARTARRAASAAGGLAAGALVLAACAGAGGGGGSAGGPVELTLATVNNPQMKDMEELVGFFEEDHPDISINFIQMEENDLRDAVTKDVASNGGQYDIVTVGSYEVPIWAENGWIRDLGPDLEADEEYDVDDLFGPVRDVVTVDGSLYAVPFYGESSMLMYNKDILDAAGITVPERPTWQEVAEIARTVDSDETAGICLRGKPGWGELFAPLTTVVQTFGGNWYDEDWNAQVDSPEFAEAVQFYIDLVRDAGESDPVSTGFTECLNAVSQGEAAMWVDATVAAGILEDPEASSVAGSLGYAHAPVVETEESGWLWSWNLAIPETTQNADAALEFVTWATSKEYHQLVGEELGWTRVPPGARESTYENPDYAEASAAFAPITYDILTSIDPEQPGVDPQPWVGIQYVTIPEFQDVGNQLSQQLAEVFAGRSELAPVLERGQELAQQAGDAQQ, from the coding sequence ATGAAGCTCACATCGCGATCGGCACGCACCGCCCGCCGCGCGGCATCCGCCGCCGGCGGCCTCGCCGCGGGCGCCCTCGTCCTCGCGGCATGCGCGGGAGCGGGCGGCGGGGGAGGCAGCGCGGGAGGACCCGTCGAGCTCACCCTCGCCACGGTCAACAACCCGCAGATGAAGGACATGGAGGAGCTCGTCGGCTTCTTCGAGGAGGACCATCCCGACATCTCGATCAACTTCATCCAGATGGAGGAGAACGACCTCCGCGACGCCGTCACGAAGGACGTCGCCTCGAACGGCGGGCAGTACGACATCGTCACGGTCGGCTCCTACGAGGTGCCGATCTGGGCGGAGAACGGATGGATCCGCGACCTCGGCCCCGACCTCGAGGCCGACGAGGAGTACGACGTCGACGACCTGTTCGGCCCCGTGCGCGACGTCGTCACGGTCGACGGCTCGCTCTACGCCGTCCCCTTCTACGGGGAGTCGTCCATGCTCATGTACAACAAGGACATCCTCGACGCAGCGGGCATCACCGTCCCGGAACGCCCGACGTGGCAGGAGGTCGCGGAGATCGCGCGGACGGTCGACTCGGACGAGACCGCCGGCATCTGCCTGCGCGGCAAGCCCGGATGGGGCGAGCTGTTCGCGCCGCTCACGACCGTCGTGCAGACGTTCGGCGGCAACTGGTACGACGAGGACTGGAACGCCCAGGTCGACTCGCCGGAGTTCGCCGAGGCCGTGCAGTTCTACATCGACCTCGTGCGCGACGCCGGCGAGTCGGACCCGGTGTCGACGGGGTTCACCGAGTGCCTCAACGCGGTGAGCCAGGGTGAGGCCGCCATGTGGGTCGATGCGACCGTCGCGGCGGGGATCCTCGAGGACCCGGAGGCGTCGTCGGTCGCCGGCTCCCTGGGCTATGCGCACGCCCCCGTCGTCGAGACGGAGGAGTCGGGCTGGCTGTGGTCGTGGAACCTCGCGATCCCCGAGACCACCCAGAACGCCGACGCGGCGCTCGAGTTCGTCACGTGGGCGACGAGCAAGGAGTACCACCAGCTCGTCGGCGAGGAGCTGGGATGGACGCGCGTGCCGCCCGGCGCCCGCGAGTCGACGTACGAGAACCCCGACTACGCCGAGGCCTCGGCCGCGTTCGCGCCGATCACCTACGACATCCTCACGTCGATCGACCCCGAGCAGCCGGGCGTCGACCCGCAGCCCTGGGTCGGCATCCAGTACGTGACGATCCCGGAGTTCCAGGACGTCGGGAACCAGCTCTCGCAGCAGCTCGCCGAGGTGTTCGCGGGGCGCTCGGAGCTCGCACCGGTCCTCGAGCGCGGGCAGGAGCTCGCACAGCAGGCCGGGGACGCCCAGCAGTAG
- a CDS encoding 8-oxoguanine deaminase, with amino-acid sequence MIRRTIIEGGHVATVDAAGTEHRTGHVVVEDGRITAVGPGPAPAALREEATVVDAAGCLVTPGLVNTHNHLYQWLTRGYAQDAILFDWLTTLYPLWARIDADLTRDGAAGAMAVLARSGCTTVGDHHYVFPRGSGDIVGALVEAATGIGVRLHATRGSMDLGASQGGLPPDFAVETTDAALHASQDAVERWHDPADDARVRIAIAPCSPFSVTSDLLREAAVMARSLGVRLHTHASETAEEDAYCAERFGMSPTEYLSGLGWLGDDVWMAHAVHLDDPAIAQYAATGTGVAHCPSSNGRLASGIAPVRAMLDAGVPVGLGVDGAASNESGQLGVEIREAVLMGRLRSGSGAMSVRDGLRMATAGGARVLGRQDEIGSLERGKLADIAVWWVGGVEHAGIVDPVAALGLGALPPLRRLLVGGRTVVEDDMLVTADERLLAERVASASRTLADRA; translated from the coding sequence ATGATCCGACGCACGATCATCGAGGGCGGCCACGTCGCGACCGTCGACGCCGCGGGCACCGAGCACCGCACGGGCCACGTCGTCGTCGAGGACGGCCGCATCACAGCCGTCGGCCCCGGCCCGGCGCCGGCCGCGCTGCGCGAGGAGGCGACCGTCGTGGACGCGGCGGGCTGCCTCGTCACCCCGGGCCTCGTGAACACGCACAACCACCTGTACCAGTGGCTCACGCGCGGCTACGCGCAGGACGCGATCCTCTTCGACTGGCTCACCACGCTGTACCCGCTGTGGGCACGGATCGACGCCGACCTCACGCGCGACGGCGCCGCGGGCGCGATGGCGGTGCTCGCGCGCTCGGGCTGCACGACGGTCGGCGATCACCACTACGTGTTCCCCCGCGGGTCCGGCGACATCGTCGGCGCGCTCGTCGAGGCGGCCACCGGCATCGGCGTGCGCCTGCACGCCACGCGCGGCTCGATGGACCTCGGGGCCTCGCAGGGAGGCCTTCCGCCCGACTTCGCGGTGGAGACGACGGATGCCGCGCTGCACGCCTCGCAGGACGCCGTCGAGCGCTGGCACGACCCGGCCGACGACGCCCGCGTGCGCATCGCGATCGCCCCGTGCTCGCCCTTCTCGGTGACCTCGGACCTGCTGCGCGAGGCGGCCGTGATGGCGCGCTCGCTCGGCGTGCGGCTGCACACGCACGCCTCGGAGACGGCGGAGGAGGACGCCTACTGCGCCGAGCGCTTCGGCATGTCGCCCACGGAGTACCTCTCGGGCCTCGGATGGCTCGGCGACGACGTGTGGATGGCGCACGCCGTGCATCTCGACGACCCGGCGATCGCGCAGTACGCCGCGACCGGCACGGGCGTCGCCCACTGCCCCTCCTCGAACGGCCGTCTGGCGTCGGGGATCGCGCCGGTGCGGGCGATGCTCGACGCGGGAGTCCCCGTCGGCCTCGGCGTGGACGGTGCGGCCTCGAACGAGTCGGGGCAGCTCGGCGTCGAGATCCGCGAGGCGGTGCTCATGGGGAGACTGCGATCCGGCTCCGGCGCGATGAGCGTGCGCGACGGGCTCCGGATGGCCACGGCCGGCGGAGCGCGCGTCCTCGGGCGCCAGGACGAGATCGGCTCGCTCGAACGGGGCAAGCTCGCCGACATCGCCGTGTGGTGGGTGGGCGGCGTCGAGCACGCCGGCATCGTCGACCCCGTCGCCGCTCTCGGGCTCGGGGCGCTGCCCCCGCTGCGGCGGCTGCTCGTCGGGGGCCGCACGGTCGTGGAGGACGACATGCTCGTCACGGCCGACGAACGCCTGCTCGCCGAGCGCGTCGCGTCGGCGTCCCGCACCCTGGCGGACCGCGCATGA
- a CDS encoding mannitol dehydrogenase family protein — MTNRTDPIALSSQALRGIAAARDDVELPAYDRHAVRAGIAHFGVGGFHRAHQAVVVDDLLKRGRGDGWGIVGIGVLPADVAMRDALAAQDGLYTLVRKHPDGHLDARVVGSIVDYLYAPDDPEAVIERLADPALRIVSLTITEGGYNVDQVTGEFDSSAPAIQADLARGATPATVFGLVVEALARRRERGTEPFTVMSCDNVQGNGDKARTVFSTFASLRDPELGRWVVDHVAFPNSMVDRITPVTTEEDRRLVADRFGIDDAWPVVAEPFFQWVIEDRFPAGRPAYEEAGAQVVDDVEPYELMKLRLLNASHQGMAYFGALGGYRYVHEATADPAIAAFLRDYMDLEATPTLRPVPGVDLDAYKATLIERFANPAIRDTLARLCAESSDRIPTWLLPVVRERLAAGGDVRRSAAIVASWARYAEGADEQGEPIEVVDRSADELVAIARTQRDDPTAFIANRRFFGDLADDERFRDAYLEALRSLSDHGALATVRGLVDRGKG, encoded by the coding sequence ATGACGAACCGAACGGACCCGATCGCCCTGAGCTCGCAGGCCCTGCGCGGCATCGCCGCGGCTCGGGACGACGTCGAGCTGCCCGCATACGACCGCCACGCCGTGCGCGCGGGCATCGCCCACTTCGGCGTGGGCGGGTTCCACCGTGCGCACCAGGCCGTCGTCGTCGACGACCTGCTGAAGCGGGGCAGGGGCGACGGCTGGGGCATCGTCGGCATCGGGGTGCTGCCGGCCGACGTCGCGATGCGCGACGCGCTCGCCGCGCAGGACGGCCTGTACACGCTCGTGCGGAAGCACCCCGACGGCCACCTCGACGCGCGCGTCGTCGGAAGCATCGTCGACTACCTGTACGCGCCGGACGACCCGGAGGCGGTGATCGAGCGGCTCGCCGATCCGGCCCTGCGCATCGTGTCGCTGACGATCACGGAGGGCGGGTACAACGTCGACCAGGTCACGGGCGAGTTCGACTCGTCGGCGCCCGCGATCCAGGCCGATCTCGCGCGCGGGGCGACGCCCGCGACCGTCTTCGGCCTCGTCGTCGAGGCGCTGGCCCGTCGCCGGGAGCGCGGCACGGAGCCGTTCACGGTCATGTCGTGCGACAACGTCCAGGGCAACGGCGACAAGGCACGGACCGTCTTCTCGACGTTCGCGTCGCTGCGGGACCCCGAGCTCGGGCGCTGGGTCGTCGACCACGTCGCCTTCCCGAACTCGATGGTCGACCGCATCACGCCCGTCACGACGGAGGAGGACAGGAGGCTGGTCGCCGACCGGTTCGGCATCGACGACGCCTGGCCCGTCGTCGCGGAGCCGTTCTTCCAATGGGTCATCGAGGACCGCTTCCCGGCCGGCCGCCCGGCGTACGAGGAGGCGGGCGCGCAGGTCGTGGACGACGTCGAGCCGTACGAGCTCATGAAGCTGCGTCTCCTCAACGCCAGCCACCAGGGCATGGCCTACTTCGGCGCCCTCGGCGGCTACCGGTACGTGCACGAGGCCACGGCCGATCCGGCGATCGCGGCGTTCCTCCGCGACTACATGGACCTCGAGGCGACGCCGACGCTGCGTCCGGTCCCCGGCGTCGACCTCGACGCGTACAAGGCCACGCTCATCGAGCGCTTCGCGAACCCGGCCATCCGGGACACCCTCGCGCGGCTGTGCGCGGAGTCGAGCGACCGCATCCCCACCTGGCTGCTGCCCGTCGTGCGCGAGCGCCTCGCCGCGGGCGGCGACGTCCGCCGCTCCGCCGCGATCGTCGCGAGCTGGGCGCGGTACGCCGAGGGGGCGGACGAGCAGGGCGAGCCGATCGAGGTCGTCGACCGCTCCGCGGACGAGCTCGTCGCGATCGCCCGCACGCAGCGCGACGACCCCACCGCCTTCATCGCGAACCGGCGCTTCTTCGGCGACCTCGCCGACGACGAGCGCTTCCGCGACGCCTATCTCGAGGCGCTGAGGTCGTTGTCCGACCACGGCGCGCTCGCGACGGTGCGGGGGCTCGTCGATCGCGGGAAGGGGTGA
- a CDS encoding nucleotidyltransferase family protein, which produces MTGLCGIVLAGGAGTRFGGPKALARAADGAPWVRTAVETLREGGCARVVVVLGAGAGEASALVPDDAQVAVAEDWAEGVAASLRAGIRAAGPADAVVVLPVDTPDTPPSAVRRVVAAAAGEPRSALAQAVYGTRPGHPVLVGARHLAPLAASVSGDRGARPYLVAHGAVEVDCSDLWSGDDIDRR; this is translated from the coding sequence ATGACGGGACTCTGCGGCATCGTGCTCGCCGGCGGGGCGGGCACGCGGTTCGGCGGCCCGAAGGCGCTCGCCCGCGCGGCGGACGGCGCGCCCTGGGTGCGGACGGCGGTCGAGACCCTGCGCGAGGGCGGGTGCGCGAGGGTCGTCGTCGTGCTCGGCGCCGGGGCGGGCGAGGCGTCCGCGCTCGTGCCGGACGACGCGCAGGTCGCGGTCGCGGAGGACTGGGCCGAGGGCGTGGCGGCGTCGCTGCGGGCCGGGATCCGGGCCGCAGGCCCCGCCGATGCGGTCGTCGTCCTGCCCGTCGACACCCCGGACACCCCGCCGTCCGCCGTCCGCCGCGTCGTCGCCGCCGCCGCGGGCGAGCCGCGCTCGGCGCTCGCCCAGGCCGTCTACGGGACGCGCCCCGGGCATCCCGTGCTCGTCGGCGCCCGTCATCTCGCGCCGCTCGCCGCCTCCGTCTCGGGCGATCGAGGCGCACGCCCCTACCTCGTCGCCCACGGCGCCGTCGAGGTCGACTGCTCCGACCTGTGGTCGGGCGACGACATCGACCGGCGGTGA